The following nucleotide sequence is from Mucilaginibacter sp. cycad4.
TAAGTTCCACGACGTAACTAACGTAAAGTTCACGTATGCCCTCACTGATCTTAAATCATCAAAGCAGTTATTAAAGGACAGCGAAGGCATTTCTATTTTATATATCCCTGCAAACTATACGCAAAAGGATTCGGTGCAGATCTTTTCAAAAAAGAAAGCCTCTATCCCCCTTTCCGAAGAAATAGAAAAGCAGATGAGCGATATCGCATTTTCAAATAACCTGATCCGGCACCATATTGATACAGCCTTGTTGCGTAGCATAAAAAGAACTAACATATCATTAAATGCCATTGAAATTTCTGATAAAGGTGATAAGAATGCCAATATCGGCCCCAATATTTTGATTGGTATCGCCTGCGCTATCCTCATTTACATATCCCTGTTTATATACGGCGGCCAGGTAATGCGCGGGGTAATTGAGGAAAAAACCAATCGCATTATCGAAGTGGTTATATCATCAGTAAAGCCTTTTCAGTTGATGTTGGGTAAAATCATTGGCGTTGGCTTAGTTGGCTTAACCCAATTTGGTGCCTGGATAATTTTATCCGTAATATCCACCAAAATAGCCGGTCACGCGCTTAACTCTCCAACCAGTCCGATGATAAATGCGCTTGCGGTATTGCAAACCATTCCGTTCGGGTATATTATGGGCTGCTTTATATTTTACTTTTTAAGCGGATATCTTTTATACGCCGCCCTGTTTGCGGCCGTAGGCTCGGCAGTTGACAGTGAAACAGAAACCCAGCAGTTCATGTTCCCAATTACCATGCCCTTACTGTTCACTTATATTTTATCGGTATCGGTATTATTCCGTGCGCCGGACAGTCCCTTGGCGGTATGGCTTTCCATGATACCCTTTACGGCCCCTGTTGCCATGATGGTACGGATCCCGTTTGATCCACCACCCTGGCAGGTTGCTTTATCGATGAGCTTAATGGTAATAGGCTTTTTATTTACTACCTATGTTGCAGCGCGGATCTACCGTGTGGGCGTATTGATGTACGGCAAAAAAGCAAGTTATAAAGAGCTGGCTAAGTGGTTCTTTTATAAAGAATAATTTTTGATTTCGGATATTCGATTTCGGATTTACTGAATAAAATCCCCTGAGAATGGAAAACATTTTCGGGGATTATTTATTTTAGCCGTATGAGTAAACGCGTTGCAGTAATGGACCTGGGCACAAATACCTTCCATTTATTGATTGCCGAAGGTGAGATCCATAGCTACCGTGAAATTGTACATATCACCGAAGCCGTTAAACTTGGTGAGGGCGGTATTAACAAAGGATATATTTTACCCGAAGCATTTCAGCGTGGTGTAAATACTATGCAACGCTTTAATGAGCTTATCCACGCCAATAATGTTACCGGCGTTAGGGCAATAGCAACTTCGGCCTTGCGAAGCGCCTCAAATGGTAAAGATTTCATTAAAGAAGTTAAAACACAAACAGGCATTGCTATCGAGATCATTGACGGAGAACAGGAAGCCGGTTTTATTTATAATGGCGTAAAGTTAAGTGGATGCCTATCGGCCAAAAACTCGCTCATTATGGATATTGGTGGCGGCAGTGTGGAATTTATTTTGGGCAACACCGATAAGATCTTGTGGAAACAGAGCTTTGAAGTTGGCGCCGCCCGCCTTATGGACCGGTTCCATCATACCGATCCTATCCCCCCGGCATCTATCGAGGCTATGAATTTATATTTAGAGGATACCCTGAACGATCTGTTCATTGCCACTGCCGGTATTGAAATAGATACCCTTGTTGGCTCATCCGGCTCATTTGAAACTTTCGCCGGGCTCATAGAAACCGAAAAAGCAAAACCATTTGACCTGAAGAGCGTTCAGCATTATGATTTTGATGAAGAAGAATTGTTAACCATCACCAATAAGCTCATCCTTTCAAGCCATAAAGATCGTTTGGCCAATAAAGGCATCATACCTGTGCGGGTTGATATGATCGTAGCCGCTTCCTTAGTTACCCGCTTTATTATGCATGCGCTGGATCTTCATAAGGTGAGTATGTGTACAAATTCATTAAAAGAAGGGGTTTTGGCAGGTATGTTGGAATAATACTGATTTTAGCCTCCATCCTTTGTATATTGGGTGCTTAAATACATACCATGAAATTAAGATCTATCGGCATTTGCTTACTGTCGGTTTTAGCACTTGGCGCATCGGCGCAAAAAAGGAAACTCAACCCTAACGATACTTCATCAAACTACAACCCGGCCGAGGCTTTCTCGCCTATGTTTTATACCGAAAAAGGTAACTATTTCCATTCGGCCAATGGTGCGCCCGGACCAAAGTACTGGCAAAACAGGGCCGACTATAACCTGAAAGTCACCCTTGATACCGTAAGCAAAACCATCAGCGGTACAGTAGTGATTAACTATGTAAACAACAGCCCGGATGCATTACCCTACCTTTGGCTGCAGCTTGATCAAAATACTTATAAACAGGATGCCCGCTCTAACTTTTTTACCGACCGTACCCCCAGCGCTGACCAGCATACCAGCGGTTACCAGATAGAATCAGTATCAGTTGATAATGGCGATGTGATTAAACCTGTACCTTATATAATTACCGACGCCCGCATGCAGGTGCGCCTTGCACATCCGCTGCAAAAAGGGGCTATAAAACTGCGTATCAAATACCATTATATTATTCCCGGTGCATTTGGTGGCCGTACCGATTATTGCGATACCAAAAATGGCAAGATCTACGAAATTGCGCAATGGTTTCCGCGGATGTGTGTTTATGACGGTAGCCACGGCTGGGATACTCTGCCTTTCCTGGGCAGCGGTGAGTTTTATTTAGATTATGGCGATATCGATTACCAGGTAACCGTACCATGGGATATGATCGTAGCCGGATCGGGCGAATTGCTTAACCCTAAAGAGGTTTTGACAGCCAAACAAATTACCCGCTTAGACCAGGCCCGCAACAGCGATAAAACCATCATGATCCGCGATTTGGCCGAGGTTAATGATCCGGCCAGCCGCCCGGTTAACAAGGGTACCCTCACCTGGCATTTCAAAATGCTCAATACCCGCGATGTCGCCTTCGGTGCATCAAAAGCTTACATATGGGATGCGGCAAGGGTGAACCTGCCCGGCGGTAAAAAATCACTGGCAATGAGCGTTTACCCTGCCGAAAGCTACGGTAACGATGCCTGGGGCCGCGCTACCGAATATCTCAAAAAATCAATTGAATATTTTTCAGAAAAATGGTTTGTATATCCTTACCCGGTTGCTATTAACGAGGCCGGCATTGCCGGCGGTATGGAATACCCAGGTATTGTGTTTGACGGCATTACCGATAAGGGCAGCGTACTTTATTGGGTAACCGCGCATGAGATAGGCCATAACTGGTTCCCGATGATCGTAGGATCAAACGAGCGCCGTTATGCCTGGATGGATGAAGGCCTCAACACTTTTATTGACATATATGCTTCCGACGCCTTCAATAAGGGTGAATACGCCCCCAAGCGCGATAGTGAGTATGCGCCCGGCGGCGGTAACCCTGCCGATGAGATCATCCCTTCGCTGCTTGATCCGCAATCGCCGGGTATTATGACGGCCCCCGATGCCATCCCCGAAAAATACCGTCATCCCCTTACCTACTACAAGCCGGCCTTTGGCCTGGTATTGCTGCGCGAACAAATTTTAGGGAAAGACAGGTTTGACTATGCCTTTAAAAACTACATTAACCAGTGGGCTTACAAACACCCGCAGCCTGATGACTTTTTCCGTTCGATGGAGAATGGTGCCGGCGAAGACCTTTCCTGGTTTTGGAAAGGCTGGTTTTACAATAACTGGCTGATGGATATCGCCCTCATTGATGCCAGATATGCAGGTAAGGATGCTTCAAAAGGCATTACCATCAACGTGGTAAACAAAGAGCAACTGCCCATGCCATTTACCGTTGAAGTAAAATTTAAAGATGGCAGTAAAAAACGTTTTTACCTGCCGGTTGAAACCTGGCTGCAATACAAACAAATAACCTATACCCTGCCTACCACACAGGAGGCCGAATCGGTAACCGTTGACCCCGACAATGCCCTGCCTGACCTTAACCGCGGTAATAACAGCCAAAAGGTTAAATAAAGCATATAACGCCAGATGTTCATTTTTTTTTATGGTGAACACCTGGTGTATTTTTTAAAACAAACACACACTGATTATCAACCACTTGCATTTGTCCTAAAACACCAACTAAACACATACGCACTGATAATCAAACACTTAAATTCATATACTAAAAAAGGTTGAACACCCGCTTTTTAAAAATTGAACACTTCCCCCACCCTGCAATCAGCATCAATTAAAAATTTGTATAATCAGATTAATTGCGACTGGTTTGAAAAGTATTCATGTTAAAATTTCCTATTTCAGTTTATTTGAACAAATTGAATTATTTTCCTGACCATTTGTGTTAAGATTGCACATTGCATGTAAAGCTTATCCTACGGGAAACACAATTATTCATTTCTGAAATATTTAACTCCGTTTTGCACAACTTCTTAATTGCGATAAAAAAACTTCACTCCTAACAGGAATATATTGAAAATATTTATCGTTTTCCTCTAATTAATTCCCCCGCACTATAAGTTAACCACGTGCTTATTGATTAAAACAACGGGGGAAAATATTCCCCAAAATGAGTAAACAATAATCAATAATTAATTTCCTGAAATTTTCCATTTTTTCAACAAAAAGCACAACCATCAATACTATTCGCAACACGAATCCACATTTGAGTTGAAATTTGTACTTTAATTCCGTTTTTATTGAATCAGCATCATTATTGCACTTACTCTCCCGAAACCCTATTAATTTGAAAACACAATTACGCTGCGTTTTATTTACCGGATATCTGCTATGCCTGATCAGTTCAGTTGCGGCCCAGGAAACCAGCGATAACCTTACCTACTATTACAACAACTTTGAAACTTCATCTGCCGGTACTATAACTTCCTTAGGTGCAACCGGTGTTGGTAATGCAACCCGCACAAGTTCGTCGGTTACCATAGATGCATCAACCACCAGTGCTTTAAATGGCTCGGTAAGCCTAAGATCTGCAGTACCGGCAACCAACGCCATAAGCGCCATCAGGTGGGATTTTGTCGGAAGCGGCACATCCGGAAGCGTTGATCTTACTGCCAATGATTTTGAATGGAATTTTATTTATAAAAACAACAGCAACACGGGCCCATCCGATCCCGACGTGATGGCTGTTGGCAACAATACCTGGCGTTATTGGCTCATTGCCAATGATTATACCACCAATAACATGCAAGGTATTTATATAACCCATACGGGCACCACACTTAGCTTGCGGTACAGGTATGACAATGGCACCTTTTCGGGCCATTATAATGAACTGCTTAATGCTACCATGGCCAATGAT
It contains:
- a CDS encoding Ppx/GppA phosphatase family protein; this encodes MSKRVAVMDLGTNTFHLLIAEGEIHSYREIVHITEAVKLGEGGINKGYILPEAFQRGVNTMQRFNELIHANNVTGVRAIATSALRSASNGKDFIKEVKTQTGIAIEIIDGEQEAGFIYNGVKLSGCLSAKNSLIMDIGGGSVEFILGNTDKILWKQSFEVGAARLMDRFHHTDPIPPASIEAMNLYLEDTLNDLFIATAGIEIDTLVGSSGSFETFAGLIETEKAKPFDLKSVQHYDFDEEELLTITNKLILSSHKDRLANKGIIPVRVDMIVAASLVTRFIMHALDLHKVSMCTNSLKEGVLAGMLE
- a CDS encoding M1 family metallopeptidase translates to MKLRSIGICLLSVLALGASAQKRKLNPNDTSSNYNPAEAFSPMFYTEKGNYFHSANGAPGPKYWQNRADYNLKVTLDTVSKTISGTVVINYVNNSPDALPYLWLQLDQNTYKQDARSNFFTDRTPSADQHTSGYQIESVSVDNGDVIKPVPYIITDARMQVRLAHPLQKGAIKLRIKYHYIIPGAFGGRTDYCDTKNGKIYEIAQWFPRMCVYDGSHGWDTLPFLGSGEFYLDYGDIDYQVTVPWDMIVAGSGELLNPKEVLTAKQITRLDQARNSDKTIMIRDLAEVNDPASRPVNKGTLTWHFKMLNTRDVAFGASKAYIWDAARVNLPGGKKSLAMSVYPAESYGNDAWGRATEYLKKSIEYFSEKWFVYPYPVAINEAGIAGGMEYPGIVFDGITDKGSVLYWVTAHEIGHNWFPMIVGSNERRYAWMDEGLNTFIDIYASDAFNKGEYAPKRDSEYAPGGGNPADEIIPSLLDPQSPGIMTAPDAIPEKYRHPLTYYKPAFGLVLLREQILGKDRFDYAFKNYINQWAYKHPQPDDFFRSMENGAGEDLSWFWKGWFYNNWLMDIALIDARYAGKDASKGITINVVNKEQLPMPFTVEVKFKDGSKKRFYLPVETWLQYKQITYTLPTTQEAESVTVDPDNALPDLNRGNNSQKVK
- a CDS encoding ABC transporter permease, encoding MNKVLLIIQREYLTRVRKKSFIIMIFVVPLLILAMGFVVTMVAKDSDKLSSLQTVNVIDKSGDFANKFHDVTNVKFTYALTDLKSSKQLLKDSEGISILYIPANYTQKDSVQIFSKKKASIPLSEEIEKQMSDIAFSNNLIRHHIDTALLRSIKRTNISLNAIEISDKGDKNANIGPNILIGIACAILIYISLFIYGGQVMRGVIEEKTNRIIEVVISSVKPFQLMLGKIIGVGLVGLTQFGAWIILSVISTKIAGHALNSPTSPMINALAVLQTIPFGYIMGCFIFYFLSGYLLYAALFAAVGSAVDSETETQQFMFPITMPLLFTYILSVSVLFRAPDSPLAVWLSMIPFTAPVAMMVRIPFDPPPWQVALSMSLMVIGFLFTTYVAARIYRVGVLMYGKKASYKELAKWFFYKE